The following proteins come from a genomic window of Natronosalvus vescus:
- a CDS encoding ABC transporter ATP-binding protein, with amino-acid sequence MAFERRVTRESVESPAPESETEIEAESQSRTPIALSLEGVTRRYAETTAVDDVTLRVREGEFFTLVGPSGCGKTTTLRLIAGFEHPTTGRIRFRGEDVTDVPPEDRDIGVVFQNYALFPHMTVGENIAYGLNFADPPGNVSDEQRVSDLLELVDLEGMADREPDQLSGGQQQRVAIARALAPGPDVLLLDEPMSALDAQLRERLRVQVKAIQQELDITTVYVTHDQEEALAISDRVAVMRAGAPEQIAPPREIYRRPATRFVADFVGDNNVFDGTVVGVEERGGESSARVTVSGIEFALTVDGHDVPSLGDTLTFCVRPEHFSLEPETNPLTATVQSAEFLGETTRVHLEWEGQELLLRTREPLSGEVRVGFDPADAHVVSWR; translated from the coding sequence ATGGCCTTTGAGCGGCGAGTTACACGCGAATCCGTGGAGTCACCGGCACCCGAATCCGAGACCGAAATCGAGGCCGAGTCCCAGTCCAGGACGCCGATCGCCCTCTCCCTCGAGGGCGTCACCAGACGATACGCCGAGACGACGGCGGTCGACGACGTCACCCTCCGCGTCCGCGAGGGGGAGTTCTTCACGCTCGTCGGCCCCTCGGGCTGTGGGAAGACGACGACGCTCCGTCTGATCGCTGGCTTCGAGCACCCGACAACCGGTCGGATCCGTTTCCGCGGCGAGGACGTCACAGACGTCCCGCCGGAGGATCGCGACATCGGCGTCGTCTTCCAGAACTACGCGCTCTTCCCCCACATGACCGTCGGCGAGAACATCGCGTACGGCCTCAACTTTGCCGACCCGCCGGGTAACGTCTCGGACGAGCAACGCGTCTCAGATCTGCTCGAGTTGGTCGACCTCGAGGGGATGGCCGATCGGGAGCCCGATCAGCTCTCCGGGGGGCAACAACAGCGCGTCGCCATCGCCCGTGCGCTTGCGCCTGGGCCTGACGTTCTCCTCCTCGACGAGCCGATGAGCGCCCTCGACGCCCAGCTTCGCGAGCGCCTGCGGGTGCAGGTGAAGGCGATCCAGCAGGAACTCGACATTACGACGGTCTACGTCACGCACGATCAGGAGGAAGCGTTGGCAATCTCCGACCGCGTGGCAGTAATGCGTGCGGGTGCCCCCGAACAGATCGCCCCACCACGTGAAATTTATCGGCGGCCAGCGACCCGGTTCGTGGCCGATTTCGTCGGCGACAACAACGTTTTCGACGGGACGGTCGTCGGCGTCGAGGAGCGAGGCGGCGAGTCGTCTGCTCGTGTCACCGTCTCCGGAATTGAGTTCGCTCTCACGGTGGATGGCCACGACGTCCCGAGTCTCGGTGACACCCTCACCTTTTGTGTCCGCCCGGAACACTTCTCGCTCGAGCCCGAGACGAACCCGCTCACCGCGACCGTTCAGAGCGCGGAATTCCTCGGCGAGACCACTCGCGTCCACCTCGAGTGGGAGGGCCAGGAGTTGCTGTTACGGACGCGCGAACCCCTCTCGGGGGAGGTTCGAGTCGGGTTCGACCCGGCCGACGCACACGTCGTTTCTTGGCGCTGA
- a CDS encoding HalOD1 output domain-containing protein: MPTRIGSDTESEEFTVDDRGALLSVVDAMSTTLSCTPTDLEPIYHDVDPPALESVIDHPGHQHLYFESNGLAVTISSDGRIALAPLDDGASAAGS, translated from the coding sequence TTGCCAACGAGAATCGGTTCGGACACCGAGAGCGAGGAGTTCACCGTCGACGACCGTGGCGCCTTGCTGTCGGTCGTCGATGCAATGTCCACGACGCTCTCGTGTACGCCGACCGATCTGGAACCGATTTACCACGATGTCGACCCACCCGCTCTCGAATCGGTGATCGACCATCCCGGCCACCAGCACCTCTATTTCGAGAGCAACGGACTCGCCGTCACGATCTCGAGCGACGGCCGTATCGCCCTGGCACCGTTGGACGACGGGGCGAGTGCGGCCGGGAGCTGA
- a CDS encoding helix-turn-helix transcriptional regulator: protein MSDRPNTDGSREFVSTVMSRAELLERLEESQTVRELADELSMARSTVHRVTESLEEHDLVEKPNEHIEHTGLGTVVAAELQTLRTKLEAAQRLEPFLNTLNGEVTDIPLERFTDVTVTQSQHRQAHVGAKRITDLIERTDSLRMFSSIISPLYVDVALREMLNGTEIDVIFDQEIIGVVAEQYYDQAQEALETGRFGLHMTDDVPFELFLFDDRMGMAAHDDDGIARAFVESTDPAAREWAESLYAEYASEAETVTFG, encoded by the coding sequence ATGAGTGACAGACCGAACACGGATGGATCGAGGGAATTCGTTTCGACGGTCATGAGTCGCGCGGAACTGCTCGAACGGCTCGAGGAGTCACAGACGGTACGCGAGCTCGCAGACGAACTGTCGATGGCGCGCTCGACCGTCCACCGGGTGACCGAATCGCTCGAGGAACACGACCTGGTCGAGAAACCTAACGAACACATCGAACATACCGGCCTCGGCACCGTCGTCGCGGCGGAACTCCAGACGTTGCGTACAAAATTGGAGGCTGCCCAACGGCTCGAACCGTTTTTGAATACGCTCAATGGCGAGGTAACGGACATCCCGCTCGAGCGGTTTACCGACGTGACGGTCACCCAGTCACAACACCGGCAAGCACACGTTGGTGCCAAGCGCATTACGGATCTCATCGAACGTACCGACTCGCTGCGAATGTTCTCGAGTATCATCTCGCCGCTGTACGTGGACGTCGCCCTTCGGGAGATGCTGAACGGCACCGAAATCGACGTGATCTTCGATCAGGAAATTATCGGCGTCGTGGCCGAGCAATACTACGACCAAGCCCAGGAAGCGCTCGAAACAGGCCGGTTTGGACTACACATGACCGACGACGTCCCGTTCGAACTCTTCCTCTTTGACGACCGGATGGGGATGGCTGCCCACGACGACGACGGGATCGCTCGTGCGTTCGTCGAGTCGACCGATCCTGCGGCCCGTGAGTGGGCCGAATCGCTCTATGCGGAGTACGCCAGCGAGGCCGAAACGGTCACGTTTGGCTGA
- a CDS encoding thiamine ABC transporter substrate-binding protein, with protein MRRRTFLTGVAGGTAVGFAGCIQDTSDDESGNGNGDNDTLHVATYNSFIDAPSDSPGVWIKEEFEDRYDATLEWHAPEQELTHYIERHNQGADIEPDLYLGVSPHELVRADENTEGDLFIETDRSRLEHAADVGEEHEFDPEGRVIPIFRTHCALVYDGRNVAQPESFDDLLDPAYEGQMAVSNPQRGTTGLLFMLWTINQFGEDGYLAYWEDLLENDTRVLDSWSEVYTQFQEDEIPVVVSYSNDRVYAKRAGNDLEKHQVSFLENQAYTNYSGMARFANASDDGLLYDFMNFVLEPEVQAVIAERNVTDPVNEQTELPEVYAEYAELPDEPVFFDYDELSGNLSGWLDDWGRTVVGN; from the coding sequence ATGAGACGACGCACGTTTCTCACTGGTGTCGCAGGCGGAACCGCTGTCGGGTTCGCCGGCTGCATTCAGGATACGTCGGACGACGAGTCAGGGAATGGGAACGGCGATAACGACACCCTCCACGTCGCCACCTACAACTCCTTCATCGACGCGCCGAGTGACAGCCCCGGCGTCTGGATCAAAGAGGAGTTCGAAGACCGCTACGACGCTACCCTCGAGTGGCACGCTCCCGAGCAGGAACTCACCCACTACATCGAACGGCACAACCAGGGTGCCGACATCGAACCCGACCTCTACCTGGGCGTGAGCCCGCACGAACTCGTCCGCGCCGACGAGAACACCGAAGGCGACCTCTTCATCGAGACGGATCGCTCGCGCCTCGAGCACGCCGCCGACGTCGGCGAGGAACACGAGTTCGACCCCGAGGGCCGGGTCATCCCGATTTTCAGAACCCACTGCGCCCTGGTCTACGACGGCCGCAACGTCGCCCAGCCCGAATCGTTCGACGACCTGCTCGACCCCGCCTACGAGGGTCAGATGGCTGTCTCGAATCCCCAGCGTGGTACCACCGGACTGCTCTTCATGCTCTGGACGATCAACCAGTTCGGCGAGGACGGCTACCTCGCGTACTGGGAGGACTTACTCGAGAACGACACCCGCGTGCTCGACTCCTGGAGCGAGGTCTACACGCAGTTCCAGGAGGACGAAATTCCGGTCGTCGTCTCCTACTCGAACGACCGGGTGTACGCAAAGCGCGCCGGAAACGACCTCGAGAAACACCAGGTGTCGTTCCTCGAGAACCAGGCGTACACCAACTACTCGGGGATGGCCCGCTTCGCCAACGCGAGCGACGACGGCCTCCTCTATGACTTCATGAATTTCGTCCTCGAACCGGAGGTGCAGGCGGTGATCGCCGAGCGCAACGTCACCGACCCGGTCAACGAGCAAACCGAACTCCCCGAAGTGTACGCGGAGTACGCTGAACTCCCCGACGAGCCGGTGTTCTTCGACTACGACGAACTCAGCGGCAACCTTTCGGGCTGGCTCGACGACTGGGGTCGGACAGTGGTCGGGAACTGA
- a CDS encoding N-acyl homoserine lactonase family protein: protein MPVEKLYRLNTATWTLDYSAATQLQQPGEPFPGWCPCYLLEHPEGLVLVDTGVSHEMAEDPLSYGPQGAPHMVDFVDTLDLSTGKMPTEHLADLGYEPSDVDTIVMSHLHTDHAGNLDAFPEATVVVQKDELRYAFWPDGAQRLFYLEGDFHHLRRLDADVVAVTGEYDVFGDGSIVAFPTPGHSPGHQSVEVRLESGTVILAGDAANSRVGYEQGLVAAFAWSLEESIDSLTAIETRARQADADVIVHHDPEDQGRLPEPPNALH, encoded by the coding sequence ATGCCGGTCGAGAAACTCTACCGTCTGAACACCGCCACGTGGACGCTCGATTACAGTGCAGCAACCCAACTGCAACAGCCAGGTGAACCGTTCCCGGGCTGGTGTCCGTGTTACCTACTCGAGCACCCGGAGGGACTCGTCCTCGTCGACACCGGGGTCAGCCACGAGATGGCCGAGGATCCGCTGTCCTACGGCCCACAGGGTGCGCCACATATGGTCGACTTCGTCGACACACTCGATCTCTCGACGGGGAAGATGCCGACGGAACACCTCGCCGACCTCGGCTACGAGCCCTCGGACGTGGACACGATCGTCATGTCCCATCTGCACACCGATCACGCGGGGAACCTCGACGCGTTCCCCGAGGCGACCGTCGTGGTCCAGAAGGACGAACTCCGGTACGCGTTCTGGCCCGACGGCGCCCAGCGTCTCTTCTACCTCGAGGGGGACTTCCACCACCTCCGTCGACTCGACGCCGACGTCGTCGCCGTCACCGGGGAGTACGACGTCTTCGGCGACGGTAGCATCGTCGCCTTCCCCACGCCGGGCCACAGCCCCGGCCACCAGTCCGTCGAGGTTCGCCTCGAATCCGGTACTGTGATCCTCGCTGGCGACGCGGCCAACAGCCGCGTCGGCTACGAACAGGGGCTCGTGGCTGCGTTCGCGTGGTCGCTCGAGGAGTCGATCGATTCGCTGACGGCGATCGAAACGCGGGCGCGGCAGGCCGATGCAGACGTCATCGTCCACCACGATCCCGAGGATCAGGGACGATTGCCGGAGCCACCGAACGCGCTCCACTGA
- a CDS encoding alpha/beta fold hydrolase, with the protein MTRGQHTDASLRPGMDVTSVHLPGADVELHAVTAGSPDDPLVVLLHGFPEFWYGWHAQIQPLVDAGFRVLVPDQRGYNLSEKPDRIASYRLETLSRDVRALIKALGEESAHVVGHDWGGGVAWDVALRYPGVVDRLAICNAPHPSVFRSHLRSDWRQIRKSLYILFFQLPAVPEWVLSRNEYDALWTAMTDQAEPGSFTPADRHAYRRAWSQPGALSAMLNWYRASFRYQNQDTPPRERISQPTLVIWGEQDFALRSEMALESIEHCQSGRLERFPNVGHWITHDRPDAVSRLLVDHFTAE; encoded by the coding sequence ATGACACGCGGCCAGCACACTGACGCTTCCTTGCGTCCCGGAATGGACGTCACCTCGGTACACCTCCCCGGTGCCGACGTCGAACTCCACGCCGTGACGGCAGGGTCGCCGGACGACCCGCTCGTCGTCCTGTTGCACGGCTTCCCGGAGTTCTGGTACGGGTGGCACGCCCAGATCCAGCCCCTCGTCGACGCCGGCTTCCGCGTCCTCGTGCCGGATCAACGCGGCTACAACCTGAGCGAGAAACCGGATAGAATCGCCTCCTATCGTCTCGAGACGCTCTCGCGGGACGTCCGGGCGCTGATCAAGGCGCTCGGTGAGGAGTCCGCACACGTCGTCGGCCACGACTGGGGCGGCGGCGTCGCCTGGGATGTCGCCTTGCGCTATCCCGGGGTCGTCGACCGACTGGCGATCTGTAACGCGCCGCATCCAAGCGTGTTCCGCTCACACTTGCGATCGGACTGGCGACAAATTCGAAAGAGCTTGTACATACTCTTTTTCCAGCTCCCGGCCGTCCCCGAGTGGGTGCTCAGTCGAAACGAGTACGACGCGCTGTGGACAGCGATGACCGACCAGGCGGAGCCGGGATCGTTCACCCCTGCGGATCGACACGCGTACCGGCGAGCCTGGTCACAACCCGGCGCGCTCTCGGCGATGCTCAACTGGTATCGCGCCTCGTTCCGGTACCAGAACCAGGACACCCCACCGCGAGAACGGATTTCCCAGCCGACGCTCGTGATCTGGGGCGAACAGGATTTCGCCCTGCGATCGGAGATGGCTCTCGAGAGCATCGAACACTGTCAATCGGGCCGACTCGAGCGCTTCCCGAACGTCGGCCATTGGATCACCCACGACCGCCCGGACGCGGTCTCGAGGCTGCTCGTCGACCACTTTACCGCGGAGTAA
- a CDS encoding thiamine-binding protein: protein MTVFALLRVTPITEDDITPDVAAAIEALEAYDVTYETTPMATTLEADDVHELFAACAAAHEAVDRGHVQTLVQVDDKREVKLTASDKVDAVEGELGREATSERRGE, encoded by the coding sequence ATGACCGTATTCGCACTGCTCCGTGTCACGCCCATCACCGAAGACGATATCACGCCCGACGTGGCCGCCGCCATCGAGGCCCTCGAGGCGTACGACGTCACCTACGAGACGACGCCCATGGCGACGACGCTCGAGGCCGACGACGTCCACGAACTGTTCGCCGCGTGTGCGGCGGCCCACGAGGCCGTCGACCGCGGACACGTCCAGACGCTCGTCCAGGTCGACGACAAACGCGAAGTCAAGCTGACCGCGAGCGACAAGGTCGACGCTGTCGAGGGCGAACTCGGGCGGGAGGCGACGAGCGAGCGCCGGGGAGAGTGA
- a CDS encoding aldehyde ferredoxin oxidoreductase family protein has translation MIHARGSLCSIDLDERTTTTESIDDVLESYVGGRAVGTKLAYDRIPFDADSFGPENRLYFATGPFQHATMSFTGRMSATALSPLTDGLLSSNAGGFLSRNFTATGYGAVEITGASDDLVIVHVRDDGVEFEAVPDLEGAETSDICAYIEDEHDLAAEHTVTVGPAGENRVRFASLMTSRERAFGRGGLGAVLGAKNVKAITFDGDSTPAVEIPPIQMDVHREAAQSDHIMKRQGTSSMTEFASTVNALPTRYFSELSFEGAEGISGDRVEEKKYKKGTCSACAFACKLPTRDEGSGLETEGPEYETVMAFGSNSGVDDIVDVMHSNKRCDELGMDTISCGDTVAAYLASEDAFGDVDLIHETVEQIAHREGIGDTLAEGVARCHDDLEVEDWSVKGMEFPAHDGRTLNGQGLAFATSNRGADHMYAEFYSLEYPLVDEKQALDKEGLDGKPAKVVEKENLNVIKDSAVLCKFSRDFVDADRLETLLDADYDDLLEIGGEVVAMERHFNNQRGMDRADDRLPYELDGFEDALDAYYEERGWNDDGTVPAEAIDGDAAISTAD, from the coding sequence ATGATCCACGCCAGGGGATCGCTCTGTTCGATCGACCTCGACGAGCGAACCACGACCACAGAGTCCATCGACGACGTGCTCGAGTCCTACGTCGGTGGCCGCGCTGTCGGTACCAAACTCGCCTACGATCGGATCCCGTTCGACGCGGATTCGTTCGGCCCCGAGAACCGCCTGTACTTCGCTACCGGCCCGTTTCAGCACGCGACGATGAGCTTCACGGGTCGGATGTCGGCAACGGCGCTATCGCCGCTGACCGATGGGTTGCTCTCCTCGAACGCCGGCGGATTCCTCTCCCGGAACTTCACCGCGACGGGGTACGGGGCCGTCGAGATCACGGGCGCAAGCGACGACCTCGTGATCGTCCACGTCCGCGACGACGGCGTCGAGTTCGAGGCCGTTCCCGACCTCGAGGGGGCCGAAACGAGCGACATCTGTGCCTACATCGAGGACGAACACGACCTGGCGGCCGAACACACCGTCACGGTCGGGCCGGCCGGCGAGAACCGGGTTCGATTCGCCTCGCTCATGACCTCGCGCGAGCGGGCGTTCGGCCGCGGTGGCCTCGGAGCCGTCCTGGGGGCGAAGAACGTGAAGGCGATCACTTTCGACGGCGACTCGACGCCCGCGGTCGAGATTCCGCCCATCCAGATGGACGTCCACCGGGAGGCCGCCCAGAGCGACCACATCATGAAACGCCAGGGGACGTCCTCGATGACGGAGTTCGCGAGCACCGTCAACGCGCTGCCGACCCGATACTTCTCGGAGCTCTCGTTCGAGGGTGCCGAGGGGATCAGCGGCGACCGCGTCGAAGAGAAGAAGTACAAGAAAGGCACCTGTTCGGCGTGTGCCTTCGCCTGCAAACTCCCCACGCGCGACGAGGGGAGCGGCCTCGAGACCGAAGGCCCGGAGTACGAGACGGTAATGGCGTTCGGCTCGAACTCGGGTGTCGACGACATCGTGGACGTGATGCACTCGAACAAACGCTGTGACGAACTCGGGATGGACACCATCTCCTGTGGCGACACGGTCGCGGCGTATCTGGCCAGCGAGGACGCCTTCGGCGACGTCGACCTGATCCACGAAACCGTCGAGCAGATCGCCCACCGCGAGGGCATCGGCGACACCCTGGCGGAGGGCGTCGCCCGCTGTCACGACGACCTCGAGGTCGAGGACTGGAGCGTCAAAGGCATGGAGTTCCCCGCTCACGACGGACGGACGCTCAACGGCCAGGGGCTGGCGTTCGCCACCTCGAACCGCGGGGCCGATCACATGTACGCAGAGTTTTACTCGCTCGAGTATCCGCTGGTCGACGAGAAGCAGGCTCTGGACAAGGAGGGACTGGATGGAAAGCCCGCCAAAGTCGTCGAGAAGGAAAACCTGAACGTGATCAAAGACAGCGCGGTGCTGTGTAAATTCTCCCGGGATTTCGTCGACGCCGACCGCCTCGAGACCCTGCTCGATGCCGACTACGACGACCTGCTCGAGATCGGGGGCGAGGTCGTCGCGATGGAACGCCACTTCAATAACCAGCGCGGGATGGATCGGGCCGACGACCGCCTGCCCTACGAACTGGATGGGTTCGAGGACGCGCTCGACGCCTACTACGAGGAGCGCGGCTGGAACGACGACGGGACAGTTCCTGCCGAGGCTATCGACGGCGATGCGGCGATTTCGACCGCGGACTGA
- a CDS encoding asparagine synthase-related protein, whose translation MQVALHHEGWVRFGGVAVRGRAFEGDSLLEAPAIAARFARVLESGTVPSSLEAVADCAAGLEGFFAAIVDLDGADRTYLVADGARSIPLYYDGGGEVVSDRGRAVRESVDAPRDPITEREFLLTRYVTGPETIWRGVFAVQPGEVVELASDDGAGDRDGRRSVTRRSYREYWPAANEAHLGSCTDDDLSPLEAGLETALERLEAVAGDRPVVLPLSGGFDSRLLAAALVERGREVIAFTFGRSGHPDVEVSREVAAELGIRWEFYPYSRERWREWYHGEAGRRYRGWAFGGDALPFLAEWPAVRGLLEAGRLPEDALYCPGHTVATPSERLPRFVGEEPSDTEVGEVGCGPAVDADDADSTVPQIEPTVEALTEYILERHYALWEWEDAGFRRAARERIRRGLLGDRDANKISSPETAAAAYERWEWRGRMSTFTNGDLRVYEDAGLEWWLPLWDPAYVRAWESIPLADRRGKRLHADLATAIYWRVAGVPHDRAALTDRTLEPADRFLSLVRHTPAHQFTERDGDWEPAFLAPRSNWRKPGSHPLAWDGAVDDALLEAVPASRNFYALRTLSELGWLDLAEPSWLPQGEKLPSRVAESVVE comes from the coding sequence ATGCAGGTGGCGCTCCACCACGAAGGCTGGGTTCGTTTCGGTGGCGTCGCCGTTCGCGGCCGGGCGTTCGAGGGGGACTCGCTCCTCGAGGCACCGGCCATCGCCGCACGGTTCGCTCGAGTACTCGAGTCCGGGACTGTCCCGTCCTCCCTCGAGGCAGTCGCCGACTGCGCGGCCGGTCTCGAGGGATTTTTCGCCGCCATCGTCGACCTCGACGGGGCGGATCGGACGTACCTGGTGGCCGACGGCGCGCGTTCGATCCCGCTCTACTACGACGGCGGCGGCGAGGTCGTCAGCGACCGCGGTCGGGCCGTTCGGGAGAGCGTGGACGCGCCTCGAGATCCGATCACCGAGCGCGAGTTTCTGTTGACGCGGTACGTGACCGGCCCGGAGACGATCTGGCGTGGCGTGTTCGCCGTCCAGCCGGGGGAGGTCGTCGAACTCGCATCGGACGATGGTGCTGGTGACCGTGACGGCCGCAGGTCGGTAACCCGCCGATCGTACCGCGAGTACTGGCCGGCGGCCAACGAGGCCCACCTCGGTTCGTGTACGGACGACGATCTGTCGCCGCTCGAGGCGGGCCTCGAAACCGCGCTCGAGCGCCTCGAGGCCGTCGCCGGCGACCGCCCCGTCGTCCTCCCGCTGTCGGGTGGGTTCGACTCGCGGTTGCTCGCGGCGGCGCTGGTCGAGCGTGGCCGGGAGGTAATCGCCTTCACGTTCGGCCGGTCGGGCCACCCCGACGTGGAGGTCAGCCGTGAGGTCGCCGCTGAGTTGGGGATTCGCTGGGAGTTCTACCCCTACTCGCGGGAACGGTGGCGCGAGTGGTACCACGGTGAAGCCGGCCGCCGCTATCGTGGGTGGGCATTCGGCGGCGACGCCCTCCCGTTCCTCGCCGAGTGGCCGGCCGTCCGGGGGCTACTCGAGGCGGGCCGCCTCCCGGAGGACGCGCTCTACTGTCCGGGCCACACCGTCGCGACGCCGAGCGAGCGCCTGCCGCGGTTCGTCGGCGAGGAGCCAAGCGACACAGAAGTGGGCGAGGTCGGCTGTGGGCCGGCGGTCGACGCCGACGACGCCGACAGCACCGTCCCGCAGATCGAGCCCACGGTCGAGGCGCTCACCGAGTACATTCTCGAGCGTCACTACGCGCTCTGGGAGTGGGAGGACGCCGGGTTTCGACGGGCGGCCCGCGAGCGCATCCGCCGCGGACTTCTCGGCGACCGGGACGCCAACAAAATCTCCTCACCGGAGACGGCCGCCGCGGCCTACGAGCGCTGGGAGTGGCGCGGCCGGATGTCGACGTTCACCAACGGCGACCTCCGGGTGTACGAGGACGCCGGCCTCGAGTGGTGGCTGCCGCTGTGGGATCCCGCGTACGTTCGCGCGTGGGAATCGATCCCGCTGGCGGATCGGCGCGGGAAACGACTCCACGCCGACCTCGCCACGGCCATCTACTGGCGGGTCGCCGGCGTTCCCCACGACCGGGCTGCCCTGACTGACCGGACGCTCGAGCCCGCCGACCGCTTCCTCTCCCTCGTTCGCCACACCCCTGCGCATCAGTTCACCGAACGCGACGGGGACTGGGAGCCCGCGTTTCTCGCCCCGCGCTCGAATTGGCGCAAGCCCGGCAGCCATCCGCTGGCGTGGGACGGCGCCGTCGACGACGCACTGCTCGAGGCGGTGCCCGCGAGCCGGAACTTCTACGCGTTGCGGACGCTGTCGGAGCTGGGGTGGCTCGATCTGGCGGAGCCGTCGTGGCTTCCCCAGGGTGAGAAGCTGCCCTCGAGGGTGGCCGAATCGGTCGTGGAGTGA
- a CDS encoding ABC transporter permease, translating to MTASDPHSESDRSQPVDDPSVSAPTAAGTARVTDAGSDGRPRTRTRRVRDRLERRAIVASAVVTTLLLLVMFYYPVATVFVESIVVEGVVTLAIFADLLRNPFYFGDFARLIAGESPLAVGQDLLSSDRRLGIVGFTAYQAFLSTLLSLALGLPMAYLLARYEFRGRRTLRSLTILPFVLPSIMVAVGFVATFGQNGTLNAVLGAFGLGPVSLMFSLEAILIAHAFYNAPLVARVTTAAWESVDASAIETARSLGASPFRAFRDVVAPQLYPAALMGAALTFVFTFGTFPIVLALGGIQLATVEVFVYQLIQDLNYAEAAALAIVELVISLGVLYGYLRYEAKHTVRSRGVRPLPRKSLSPPSLSVRELTPRFGLAIYGVIALFVFVSPVLSLIYRSVAGPTGGFTLAHYQFLIDRQATGAAYQARPWPAIRNSLLFAAAALAISLPMGVVISVLTTRRYRGRKLIDVVAMAPLAVSGIIVGIGLLRGPVFGFEVGDYRITVTGAVAIIAAHAVACYPFVVRTVAPGLESIDPSLLESSRALGASRTRALIDVELPLVWPGVVAGAAFALAISMGEFSSTVILATGTDQYTMPVAIERFIGRRLGPATAMGVVLLVVTSISFVIIDRLGGESYGL from the coding sequence GTGACCGCCTCCGACCCACATTCGGAATCCGATCGTTCGCAGCCAGTTGACGATCCGTCGGTTTCGGCACCGACCGCCGCCGGTACTGCGAGGGTCACCGACGCCGGAAGCGATGGCCGTCCACGAACCCGCACACGCCGTGTCCGCGACCGCCTCGAGCGCCGGGCCATCGTCGCCAGCGCCGTCGTGACGACGCTACTGCTGCTGGTGATGTTCTACTACCCCGTTGCGACCGTGTTCGTCGAGTCCATCGTCGTCGAGGGGGTCGTCACGCTCGCTATCTTCGCCGATCTCCTGCGCAATCCGTTCTATTTCGGCGACTTCGCCCGACTCATTGCGGGTGAGTCTCCACTGGCGGTGGGTCAGGATTTACTCTCGAGCGACCGTCGGCTGGGGATCGTCGGCTTCACCGCCTACCAGGCGTTTCTCTCGACGCTACTCTCGCTCGCGCTGGGGCTGCCGATGGCGTACCTCCTCGCACGCTATGAGTTCCGGGGACGTCGGACACTGCGATCGCTGACGATCTTGCCGTTCGTGCTGCCGTCGATCATGGTCGCCGTCGGCTTCGTCGCGACGTTCGGACAGAACGGCACGCTCAACGCCGTCCTCGGCGCGTTCGGGCTTGGCCCCGTCTCGCTCATGTTCAGCCTCGAGGCGATCCTCATCGCCCACGCGTTCTACAACGCGCCGCTGGTGGCGCGGGTGACGACCGCGGCCTGGGAGTCGGTGGACGCGAGCGCGATCGAGACGGCCCGCAGCCTCGGTGCCAGCCCGTTTCGGGCGTTCCGGGACGTCGTCGCCCCGCAACTGTACCCCGCAGCGTTGATGGGGGCGGCGCTGACGTTCGTGTTCACCTTCGGGACGTTCCCCATCGTGCTCGCGCTCGGGGGGATCCAGCTGGCAACCGTCGAGGTGTTCGTCTACCAGCTGATCCAGGATCTCAACTACGCCGAGGCGGCCGCACTCGCCATCGTCGAACTCGTGATCTCGCTCGGGGTGCTCTACGGCTACCTCCGGTACGAGGCGAAACACACGGTTCGCTCGCGTGGCGTTCGACCGCTGCCCCGCAAGTCGCTCAGCCCGCCGTCGCTCTCCGTGCGCGAACTGACGCCACGATTCGGCCTGGCGATCTACGGCGTCATCGCACTCTTCGTGTTCGTCTCCCCCGTTCTGAGCCTCATCTACCGAAGCGTCGCCGGCCCAACCGGCGGCTTTACGCTCGCACACTACCAGTTCCTGATCGACCGGCAGGCGACGGGCGCTGCCTACCAGGCTCGACCCTGGCCGGCGATCCGAAACTCCCTGTTGTTCGCCGCTGCGGCCCTCGCTATCTCCCTGCCGATGGGGGTCGTGATCTCCGTGTTGACGACAAGACGGTATCGCGGCCGGAAGCTCATCGACGTCGTCGCCATGGCGCCGCTCGCCGTGTCGGGGATCATCGTCGGCATCGGCCTCCTCCGAGGCCCCGTGTTCGGATTCGAAGTCGGTGACTACCGGATCACCGTCACCGGCGCGGTCGCGATTATCGCCGCCCACGCCGTCGCCTGTTACCCGTTCGTCGTCCGCACCGTCGCCCCGGGCCTCGAGTCGATCGATCCCAGTTTGCTCGAGTCGTCACGCGCGCTCGGTGCCTCGCGAACGCGGGCGTTGATCGACGTCGAACTGCCGCTGGTCTGGCCGGGCGTCGTCGCCGGAGCGGCGTTCGCGCTGGCCATCTCGATGGGGGAGTTCTCCTCGACGGTGATCCTCGCGACGGGTACCGACCAGTACACGATGCCGGTCGCCATCGAGCGGTTCATCGGCCGGCGACTCGGCCCGGCGACGGCGATGGGCGTCGTCTTGCTCGTCGTTACCTCGATCAGTTTCGTCATCATCGACCGTCTCGGGGGTGAGAGCTATGGCCTTTGA